One Leptospira levettii genomic window carries:
- the rplD gene encoding 50S ribosomal protein L4 — MKARKYNKEGVFVSEVELPAELFATGISLGAIYDAVKAENANNRQGTHSTKDRSEVRGGGIKPWAQKGTGRARQGSIRAPHFVGGGIIHGPKPRDYSSNLSRSVKKKAVLSILNKKAEENRIAIIEDVEPSSYSTKSIYNILKNMDIAEKGNVGFVVAGENQFLKRSTRNIENLKYVNSKRVVCRDILYNNNLVISESALKELQAQYSKKG, encoded by the coding sequence ATGAAAGCGCGTAAATACAATAAAGAAGGCGTATTCGTAAGCGAAGTTGAACTTCCGGCAGAATTATTTGCTACCGGCATTTCGCTTGGAGCCATCTATGATGCGGTTAAAGCTGAAAATGCGAACAATAGACAAGGAACACATTCGACAAAAGATCGTTCCGAAGTTCGCGGTGGGGGAATCAAACCTTGGGCTCAAAAAGGAACTGGTCGTGCAAGACAAGGATCCATTAGAGCTCCTCATTTCGTTGGTGGTGGTATCATTCATGGACCAAAACCGAGAGATTATTCCTCTAACTTGTCACGCAGCGTTAAGAAGAAAGCTGTTCTCTCCATCCTTAACAAAAAGGCAGAAGAAAACAGAATCGCGATCATAGAAGACGTAGAACCTTCTTCTTACTCCACAAAGTCCATCTACAACATTTTGAAGAACATGGACATTGCAGAGAAGGGTAACGTGGGATTTGTAGTAGCTGGTGAAAACCAATTCCTAAAAAGATCCACTCGCAATATAGAGAACCTCAAATATGTGAACAGCAAACGAGTCGTTTGCCGAGACATCCTCTATAATAACAATTTAGTAATCTCTGAAAGCGCTTTAAAAGAGCTTCAGGCTCAGTATTCTAAGAAAGGATAA
- the rplC gene encoding 50S ribosomal protein L3 — protein MAKGLIGEKLGMAHIFNNDGKMVTVTVLRVGPCFVSQVKTSANDGYEAVQLAFGDAKEKHLTKAEVGHIKKANIASPKKTLVEFKGFEGVAVGSELKLADVFALNDTVKVTGTSKGKGTQGVVKRHGFAGGPAGHGSRFQRHPGSIGSNTTPGRVFKGLKMGGRMGSEQTTVRNLKVVKIDADANLVFVSGPVPGRERGIVTIEKIG, from the coding sequence ATGGCTAAAGGTTTAATCGGCGAAAAATTGGGCATGGCCCACATATTCAATAACGACGGTAAGATGGTAACTGTTACTGTTTTACGCGTGGGTCCTTGTTTTGTGTCCCAGGTAAAAACATCTGCTAATGATGGCTATGAAGCTGTTCAATTAGCATTCGGTGATGCCAAAGAAAAACACTTAACAAAGGCCGAAGTTGGACACATTAAAAAGGCGAATATCGCTTCTCCTAAAAAAACTTTGGTTGAATTCAAAGGGTTTGAAGGCGTTGCAGTGGGTTCAGAATTGAAACTCGCTGATGTTTTTGCTTTGAATGATACAGTAAAAGTGACCGGAACTTCTAAAGGGAAGGGAACACAAGGTGTTGTGAAACGCCATGGTTTTGCTGGTGGTCCTGCTGGGCACGGTTCTCGTTTCCAAAGACACCCGGGTTCGATTGGATCGAACACAACTCCTGGACGTGTGTTCAAGGGTTTGAAGATGGGTGGAAGAATGGGTTCTGAGCAGACAACTGTTCGAAACCTGAAAGTAGTAAAAATTGATGCAGATGCTAACTTGGTATTTGTATCCGGTCCAGTTCCAGGAAGGGAACGTGGTATCGTTACGATAGAAAAAATCGGATAG
- the rpsJ gene encoding 30S ribosomal protein S10: MAGQRIRVKLKAFDHRLIDQSTFEIVATAKRTGATVSGPIPLPTKKEIYTVLRSPHVNKKAREQFEMRTHKRLIDILNTNEDTVEALMKLQLPAGVSVDIKS; this comes from the coding sequence ATGGCTGGACAAAGAATTCGCGTTAAGTTAAAAGCTTTCGATCATCGGTTGATTGACCAATCAACCTTTGAAATCGTTGCAACTGCGAAAAGGACTGGAGCTACTGTCTCCGGTCCTATCCCACTTCCAACGAAAAAAGAAATCTACACGGTATTACGTTCTCCGCACGTGAATAAAAAAGCTAGAGAACAATTTGAAATGAGAACTCACAAGAGACTCATCGATATTTTAAATACGAATGAAGATACGGTAGAAGCCCTAATGAAGCTTCAACTCCCTGCTGGAGTTTCCGTAGATATTAAATCCTAA
- the tuf gene encoding elongation factor Tu, with protein sequence MAKEKFDRSKPHLNIGTIGHVDHGKTTLTAAITTTLAKAIGGKNKAVAYDQIDNAPEEKARGITIATSHQEYETPNRHYAHVDCPGHADYVKNMITGAAQMDAAILVVSATDGAMPQTKEHILLARQVGVPYIVVYLNKADMLAADEREDMIEMVKEEIKDLLNKYNFPGDKTPFISGSALKALEGEDSDLGMKSILKLMEAVDTYVPNPTRVVDKPFLMPVEDVFSITGRGTVATGRVEQGVLKINDEIEIVGIRDTSKSVVTGIEMFRKLLDQAEAGDNIGALLRGTKKEDIERGQVLAKPGTITPHRKFKAEVYVLTKDEGGRHTPFFNNYRPQFYFRTTDITGVCNLPGGMEMVMPGDNVTMSIELIHPIAMDQGLKFAIREGGRTIGSGVVAEIVE encoded by the coding sequence ATGGCTAAAGAAAAATTTGACCGCTCAAAACCACACTTAAACATCGGAACTATTGGTCACGTTGACCACGGTAAAACTACGCTAACAGCGGCTATCACTACAACCCTTGCAAAAGCGATCGGTGGTAAGAATAAAGCTGTTGCTTATGACCAAATCGACAACGCGCCAGAAGAAAAGGCTCGTGGGATTACTATTGCAACCTCTCACCAGGAATATGAAACTCCTAACCGTCACTATGCACACGTAGATTGTCCAGGTCACGCGGACTATGTTAAAAACATGATTACTGGTGCTGCTCAGATGGACGCTGCGATTCTCGTAGTATCTGCAACTGACGGTGCTATGCCACAAACCAAAGAACACATCCTTCTTGCTCGCCAAGTTGGTGTTCCTTACATCGTTGTTTATCTTAACAAAGCAGACATGCTTGCTGCTGATGAAAGAGAAGACATGATTGAGATGGTAAAAGAGGAAATCAAAGACCTTCTTAACAAATACAACTTCCCAGGTGATAAAACACCTTTCATCTCTGGATCTGCTTTAAAAGCTCTAGAAGGTGAAGATTCCGATTTAGGAATGAAATCCATTCTTAAACTTATGGAAGCTGTTGATACTTACGTTCCAAACCCTACACGTGTAGTTGATAAACCTTTCCTTATGCCAGTAGAGGACGTATTCTCTATCACTGGTCGTGGAACTGTTGCAACAGGTCGTGTTGAGCAAGGAGTTCTTAAGATCAACGACGAAATCGAAATCGTTGGTATCCGTGATACATCTAAATCAGTTGTTACTGGTATTGAGATGTTCCGTAAACTTCTCGACCAAGCGGAAGCTGGAGACAACATTGGTGCTCTTCTTCGCGGAACGAAAAAAGAAGACATCGAAAGAGGTCAAGTTCTTGCGAAACCAGGTACCATCACTCCACACAGAAAGTTTAAAGCGGAAGTTTACGTCCTTACTAAAGACGAAGGTGGACGTCACACTCCATTCTTTAACAACTACCGTCCACAATTCTACTTCAGAACTACAGACATCACTGGTGTTTGTAACTTACCTGGTGGAATGGAAATGGTTATGCCAGGTGATAACGTTACGATGTCTATCGAACTTATTCACCCAATTGCTATGGACCAAGGTTTGAAGTTCGCGATCCGTGAAGGTGGAAGAACGATTGGTTCTGGTGTTGTTGCGGAGATCGTTGAGTAA
- a CDS encoding elongation factor G-like protein, whose translation MIYRTVGIFAHIDSGKTTLTERILFEAGKISAVGTIEDGNTESDQLQEEIERGISIRTTFHVVPWTTSFGKFEIQLIDTPGHIDFRNQVTDLLPAMETAIVILEAGTVVQSQARLVIEELRKANIPIVFFINKLDRFAEDYLDTLVSLEEILQIPPVTLFQKGKTGWEYFLENEGVFTKTTKEELLACDEESLLTFWREERESSDLPKRILQKGTGEGKLYPVYGGSAKTGEGVRELLDLVLWTNPKEIKPISNSPLLVLSRRTDPQISRYAVVCPTISLPTERVMEILLSAEATKGLNKIETTIHREGEAKLSLSFLSAETLEEVVALTKGKLGIMRAKEGFQMEPGNPVVYIGGGSHGVSPNHPTSELSPFSVVLEPEISSEKDFWLCRLEELVWEDPGYHLELKADTGQMVLFGRGELHLEIGIRRISEKTEKKLSFSSINIAKLELFKKMSHKVALEHRAFEDQKSSGALIAVLEDTADFSKQIAFEVSLPEEVKHSIETSFMEACLHGFYGEEVCGLRLRVLSYEMPPGDLQTTLTLLKVAILAGVKECFPSNTYLVGPLTEIEVMVDANHLGVVLSDLSRRNAKVVSTYEAVAGKSHLKANASAENLLGFSGALRNMTKGIGISWERTAFTSEFYAVLKE comes from the coding sequence ATGATCTACCGCACAGTTGGCATTTTTGCTCATATCGATTCTGGAAAAACAACCCTCACCGAACGAATCTTATTCGAAGCGGGAAAAATTTCTGCGGTTGGAACCATTGAAGATGGAAACACTGAATCAGACCAACTCCAGGAAGAAATTGAGAGAGGGATCTCCATCAGGACTACTTTCCATGTTGTCCCTTGGACTACTAGTTTTGGAAAATTTGAAATCCAACTCATCGACACACCTGGTCATATCGATTTTCGGAACCAAGTCACAGACCTTCTCCCTGCAATGGAAACAGCCATTGTCATTTTGGAAGCAGGAACAGTTGTACAATCCCAAGCAAGATTAGTGATCGAAGAGTTACGGAAGGCAAACATCCCCATCGTTTTTTTCATCAATAAATTGGACCGGTTTGCAGAAGACTACCTCGATACACTTGTTTCCTTAGAAGAGATCTTACAAATCCCTCCTGTTACGTTGTTCCAAAAAGGGAAAACAGGTTGGGAATACTTCCTGGAAAACGAAGGAGTTTTTACCAAAACAACGAAGGAAGAACTACTCGCTTGTGACGAAGAATCACTGTTAACGTTCTGGAGAGAAGAAAGAGAATCCTCAGACCTACCAAAACGTATCTTACAAAAGGGGACAGGGGAAGGGAAACTTTACCCTGTGTACGGTGGTTCCGCAAAAACTGGCGAAGGTGTACGTGAACTCCTGGATCTTGTGTTGTGGACAAATCCAAAAGAAATAAAACCAATTTCCAACTCTCCACTCCTTGTACTTTCAAGAAGGACAGACCCACAAATTAGTCGTTATGCGGTAGTTTGCCCCACTATTTCATTACCAACGGAAAGGGTAATGGAGATCCTTCTTTCCGCGGAGGCAACAAAAGGACTTAACAAAATTGAAACTACCATCCATAGGGAAGGGGAGGCTAAACTCTCACTTTCCTTTCTATCAGCCGAAACGCTTGAGGAGGTAGTTGCCCTTACAAAAGGAAAACTTGGGATTATGCGGGCAAAGGAAGGATTCCAAATGGAACCAGGGAATCCTGTCGTTTACATCGGAGGTGGTTCCCATGGAGTCAGCCCCAATCACCCAACATCGGAACTCAGTCCATTTTCAGTGGTATTAGAACCAGAGATCAGTTCCGAAAAGGATTTCTGGTTATGTCGCTTAGAAGAATTGGTATGGGAAGACCCCGGTTACCACTTAGAACTCAAAGCAGATACGGGACAAATGGTTCTCTTTGGAAGAGGGGAACTCCATTTGGAGATAGGGATCCGAAGGATTTCTGAGAAAACGGAAAAAAAACTCTCATTTAGTTCGATAAACATTGCCAAATTAGAGCTTTTTAAAAAAATGTCTCATAAGGTTGCCCTAGAGCATCGTGCCTTTGAAGACCAAAAGTCAAGCGGCGCGCTCATCGCAGTCCTGGAAGATACTGCCGATTTTTCGAAGCAAATTGCCTTCGAGGTAAGTCTTCCGGAAGAAGTAAAACATTCGATAGAAACGTCCTTTATGGAAGCCTGCTTACACGGGTTTTACGGTGAGGAAGTTTGTGGCCTGAGACTAAGAGTCCTCTCTTACGAGATGCCTCCTGGGGATTTACAAACGACTCTCACTCTACTCAAAGTAGCAATACTTGCCGGAGTGAAGGAATGTTTTCCGTCAAACACATATTTGGTTGGTCCTCTCACTGAGATCGAAGTGATGGTAGACGCGAACCACTTAGGTGTAGTTCTTTCTGATCTAAGTCGCAGGAACGCAAAGGTGGTATCCACCTATGAGGCTGTGGCAGGGAAGAGTCACTTAAAAGCCAATGCATCGGCAGAAAACCTGCTTGGCTTTTCAGGGGCTCTTAGAAACATGACCAAAGGGATTGGCATTTCTTGGGAAAGGACTGCTTTTACCTCTGAATTTTATGCAGTTCTAAAGGAGTAA
- the rpsG gene encoding 30S ribosomal protein S7 — MSRRRGKVEPRHIEGDPKYNDKVISKFINCLMVDGKKSVAEAVFYDALEVIAKKTGQDPFAVFQEALENAKPQVEVKSRRVGGVTYQVPIEVRPERRLALGIRWLIKYSRGRNEKSMKNKLAAEFMEAQKGTGSAIKKKEDIRKMADANKAFSHYRW, encoded by the coding sequence ATGTCTAGAAGAAGAGGAAAAGTTGAACCGCGCCACATCGAAGGCGATCCAAAATACAACGACAAAGTGATTTCAAAATTTATCAACTGCCTAATGGTAGATGGTAAAAAAAGTGTCGCTGAAGCTGTGTTCTACGATGCATTAGAAGTCATTGCTAAAAAAACGGGACAAGATCCTTTTGCTGTTTTCCAAGAAGCATTGGAAAATGCAAAACCACAAGTGGAAGTAAAATCCCGCCGAGTGGGTGGTGTTACTTACCAAGTTCCAATTGAAGTTCGTCCAGAAAGACGTCTTGCACTTGGAATCAGATGGCTGATTAAATATAGCCGTGGTAGAAACGAAAAGTCTATGAAAAACAAATTGGCTGCAGAATTCATGGAAGCACAAAAAGGCACAGGATCTGCGATTAAGAAAAAAGAAGACATCAGAAAGATGGCAGATGCCAACAAGGCATTCTCTCATTACCGCTGGTAA
- the rpsL gene encoding 30S ribosomal protein S12, with protein MPTINQLIRIGREDQKKRTKSPALKACPQRRGVCTRVMTFTPKKPNSALRKVARVRLTTGIEVTAYIPGEGHNLQEHNVVLIRGGRVKDLPGVRYHIIRGTLDTLGVDKRRKGRSKYGAKRPKA; from the coding sequence ATGCCTACAATTAACCAGCTCATCCGTATTGGAAGAGAAGACCAAAAGAAAAGAACTAAATCTCCCGCTCTAAAAGCATGCCCACAAAGACGTGGAGTTTGCACAAGAGTGATGACCTTCACTCCTAAAAAACCAAACTCAGCTCTTCGTAAAGTAGCAAGGGTTCGTTTAACAACAGGAATTGAAGTGACTGCTTATATCCCAGGCGAAGGCCATAACCTCCAAGAACACAACGTGGTTCTGATCCGTGGGGGAAGGGTAAAAGATTTACCAGGGGTTCGTTATCATATCATTCGTGGAACACTGGATACACTCGGTGTGGACAAACGTCGCAAAGGACGTTCTAAATACGGCGCGAAGCGTCCTAAAGCGTAA